One region of Zingiber officinale cultivar Zhangliang chromosome 7B, Zo_v1.1, whole genome shotgun sequence genomic DNA includes:
- the LOC122005783 gene encoding formin-like protein 20 isoform X2 produces the protein MALFRRLFYRKPPDRLLEITDRVYVFDCCFSSETMEEDDYHKYVEEIVFQLREHFPDASFLVINFEGEVESNISHILSHYDITTRSYPRHYEGCPVLPLEIIHHFLRLCESWLPFERQQNVLMMHCERGGWPILAFMLASLLLYRRQYSGEQRTLEMVYKQAPKELLQLLSPLNPQPSHIRYLQYISKIGSDSWPPQDTPFTLDCLILRVVPNFDGRGGCRPIVRVYGQDPLFPADRSSKLLFSTAKTRKHVRHYRQAEDAPIKLNVRCCVQGDLVLECINVDEYLEEEVIMFRVMFNTTFVQSYILMLTLEDIDIAWDAKERFPKDFNAEVLFSEFEAGSDSSTEMGVIVEDEMEVGSAEEFFEAEEIFSSPEWHDGQRDLDMQSAIFSNTLEALVPDRNQLESFTPEQFSLLDDGIILPGEGSIEGNMDRAYAKQGKILMDKLIHKTNSKNFSFEEKRRSEKSRKNSESFELRKTCGDANENEKMELLLVHNKQSLSSSLSDDEIGKQGSMGNAIEFLKSKPHLFHSNQSSDSNLVHEPSQSHMLSKTRGFFEKEDAEEAIRAVTASTGTTVTCGSQLVPSSSLKTKQVSEAMHTYGRPAISDALPRSSPPPPPLPPRPPPPPPSPSLSLAKSNISSTSEKIVPSPTLQFTNSRTSSSVFSTSPQNIETLEASPPPVPDPQMLCNSIALIAALSSQLSDQLRSMKMDPLLQSSALNSLPLNLNLPSVGSSFSSQPHTFQSLIPSHARPSSSIHSAAAPISNAFLSAPSHPSDSKLTKPSYTSSVGGRGLSNIPKASSSPLGESVYHSLPLNLPVEKDTFDKEYIGLVNSSSHPGDPSLLSPPTNIGVKISPPPPPPPPPPWIKYTNKHIADTLPSSCVEVDNASSHLPLMPQIVQPSSSPRTHNVCLTSSPLGSPPPPSPPLPMSPSESVQRTSLPILCSKIDEASHSVQSIGVIEKDLSPPPPISNLKESQPSPTPTPPPPLLGFCGLPSSLPPAVQSCKTPPPSTLLGNYEEPSSSSPSSPKNSTQPPMSFPPPPPPPLPVSHQGRVELADSLLYGGNDKVLFSKQSEAFGKASSPPPPPPSTNYVQVSASSSSPLLPLPSVTSCVKSSPLTPPPPPPPPPPPPPPPPPTATTICVQNLPPQLPLLPLISCVQDLQLVPTPQLLPSPSTNYVQGPPPQPSPQLPPTSSELGPQSTSVPPPPPPNFAQDLPSQTPPLPPPLPPISCVQSLLVPPSPPPPPMPPPPPTNCVQYSPPPPYNCCEQAQPLFLFSNTPLAPPPPPPPLMYGGCAQSYPPPPLLEGCVQPPPPPPPRSYEGSSLLIDSSGETPALVSSLGGLEQVSLPPSTTSDLGHVAPLLPLPKSSQQAPPSSPPKEFGCPPTPPPPPPPKEFGCPPTPPPPPPPKEFGCPPTPPPPPLKEFGCPPTPPPRPGCFGQVAPPPPPPPPPPPHSIDFEGSRAPPPPFGGSEAPPLLPLPPPGNFGGAPPPPPPSPIGDFGGAPPPPPPPPPVGFGGDPPPPPPIGGFGGAPPPPPPPVGFGGAPPPPPPIGCFGGAPTPPPPPGGFGGAPPPPPPIGCFGGAPTPPPPPGGFGGAPPPPPPIGCFGGAPTPPPPPGGFGGAPPPPPPIGCFGGAPAPPPPPGGFGRAPPPPLPGGAPLPPPIPGGGPPPPPGGPGAPPPPPGSQGMRGSAPNPLAGGRGRPMGPGAAARKSPFKPLHWVKVTKAMQGSLWAELQKHADAQSTSGFDVSELETLFSAVAPKPNGKSEGKNKAAAKSDKVHLVDLRRANNTEIMLTKIKMPLPEMMNAVLELNESLLDGDQVENLIKFCPTKEEMELLKGYTGNIESLGKCEQFFLELMTVPRVESKLRVFAFKIQFNAQMTDIKKSLNTVDSACDEVRNSDKLKEIMKKILYLGNTLNQGTARGSAVGFKLDSLLKLTDTRATNNKMTLMHYLCKVLAEKFPQLLDFHEAFVSLEAASKIPLKSVAEEQQQIVKGLEKVEVELKASENDGPVSETFCKTLKEFTSVAAAQVASLTALNTAVAKNADSLALYFGEDPTRCPFEQVVTTILNFVRLFRRAHEENCKQAELEKKKAEDKSKEAK, from the exons ATGGCGCTCTTTAGGAGGCTCTTCTACCGGAAGCCGCCCGATCGACTTCTGGAGATCACCGATAGGGTCTACG TGTTCGATTGTTGTTTTTCTTCGGAAACGATGGAAGAAGACGATTACCACAAGTATGTAGAGGAGATCGTTTTCCAACTCCGCGAGCATTTCCCCGACGCTTCCTTCCTGGTCATCAATTTCGAGGGCGAGGTGGAGAGCAACATCTCCCACATCTTGTCCCACTACGACATCACCACCCGGAGCTACCCTCGCCATTACGAAGGCTGCCCGGTTCTTCCCCtggagatcatccaccacttcctgcGGTTGTGCGAGAGCTGGCTGCCCTTCGAACGGCAGCAAAATGTGCTGATGATGCATTGCGAGCGAGGCGGGTGGCCGATTCTCGCCTTCATGCTCGCCAGCCTCCTGCTTTACCGGCGGCAGTACAGTGGCGAACAGAGGACGCTGGAGATGGTGTACAAGCAGGCGCCCAAGGAATTGCTTCAACTATTGTCTCCGTTGAACCCTCAGCCTTCCCATATCAGATACCTGCAATACATTTCCAAGATTGGTAGCGATTCATGGCCTCCTCAGGATACTCCCTTcaccttggattgcttgattcTGAGAGTCGTGCCCAATTTTGATGGACGAGGAGGTTGCAGGCCCATCGTCCGTGTCTATGGTCAGGATCCTCTCTTCCCTGCCGACAGAAGTTCCAAGCTTCTTTTCTCCACGGCCAAGACAAGGAAGCATGTTCGCCATTATAGACAG GCTGAAGATGCACCAATAAAGTTAAATGTCCGCTGTTGTGTTCAAGGAGATTTGGTCCTCGAATGCATCAACGTGGATGAGTATCTGGAAGAAGAGGTGATAATGTTCAGGGTGATGTTCAACACGACCTTCGTTCAATCTTATATTTTGATGCTAACTCTTGAGGATATTGACATCGCTTGGGATGCTAAGGAGCGCTTTCCAAAGGACTTCAATGCAGAG GTACTCTTTTCAGAGTTTGAAGCCGGTTCCGATAGTTCCACCGAAATGGGAGTTATAGTTGAGGATGAGATGGAAGTTGGCTCGGCAGAAGAGTTCTTTGAGGCAGAAGAGATCTTTAGTAGTCCTGAATGGCACGATGGGCAAAGGGATCTTGATATGCAGTCAGCTATTTTTTCAAACACATTAGAGGCTTTAGTTCCTGACAGAAACCAGTTGGAATCTTTTACTCCTGAACAATTTAGTCTTTTGGACGATGGGATTATTCTGCCTGGAGAGGGATCTATAGAAGGAAACATGGATAGAGCCTATGCCAAACAAGGGAAAATTCTCATGGATAAGTTGATCCAcaaaacaaactccaaaaatttctCATTTGAAGAGAAAAGGAGATCAGAAAAGTCAAGAAAGAATTCAGAAAGTTTTGAATTAAGAAAGACTTGCGGGGATGCGAATGAAAACGAGAAAATGGAACTACTTCTTGTCCATAACAAACAATCGCTGTCTTCTTCTTTATCTGATGACGAGATTGGCAAGCAGGGAAGTATGGGGAATGCCATTGAATTTCTAAAATCAAAGCCACACTTGTTCCATTCCAACCAAAGCAGTGATTCAAATTTGGTACATGAGCCATCACAATCTCACATGCTGTCCAAAACTCGTGGATTTTTTGAGAAGGAAGATGCCGAAGAAGCTATACGTGCAGTTACTGCTTCTACAGGCACCACTGTAACTTGTGGATCTCAGCTAGTGCCATCATCATCGCTTAAAACGAAGCAAGTTTCAGAGGCAATGCATACATATGGACGGCCTGCTATTTCAGATGCTTTGCCTCGCTCATCCCCACCACCTCCTCCACTGCCACCACGgccaccacctccacctccaTCACCATCCTTATCTCTTGCCAAATCTAATATATCTTCAACAAGTGAGAAGATAGTTCCTTCCCCAACACTGCAGTTTACAAACTCTCGAACATCATCATCTGTATTCTCTACATCTCCACAGAATATTGAAACATTGGAAGCTTCTCCTCCCCCAGTTCCAGATCCTCAGATGCTATGTAATTCTATTGCTCTGATCGCGGCTTTATCTTCACAATTGTCTGATCAACTTCGGTCTATGAAAATGGATCCTCTATTGCAATCTTCAGCTTTAAATTCATTACCTTTGAATTTAAATCTACCTTCAGTAGGCTCATCCTTCTCATCCCAACCACATACTTTTCAATCTCTTATTCCTTCACATGCCCGACCCTCTTCTTCTATTCATTCTGCTGCAGCTCCCATTTCTAATGCATTTTTGTCAGCACCATCTCATCCTTCTGATTCTAAACTTACTAAACCTTCTTATACATCATCAGTAGGTGGAAGAGGGTTAAGTAACATTCCCAAGGCCTCTTCATCTCCTCTGGGAGAGAGTGTTTATCATTCTCTACCTTTGAATTTACCTGTAGAGAAGGATACATTTGATAAAGAATATATTGGACTTGTCAATTCCTCATCACATCCAGGTGACCCATCTCTACTTTCTCCTCCAACAAATATAGGAGTTAAAATttcacctccacctccacctccaccccCACCTCCATGGATAAAATATACTAACAAGCATATTGCAGACACATTACCATCTTCTTGTGTTGAAGTTGACAATGCATCATCACATTTACCTCTGATGCCACAGATAGTGCAACCATCCTCTTCCCCAAGAACACATAATGTGTGTTTAACATCATCTCCATTAGGTTCTCCACCACCTCCGTCACCTCCACTTCCGATGTCACCTTCTGAAAGTGTTCAGAGAACATCTCTACCAATTTTATGTAGCAAGATAGATGAAGCTTCACATTCAGTGCAATCTATTGGAGTAATTGAAAAAGACCTAAGTCCACCTCCTCCTATAAGTAATTTGAAAGAATCTCAACCATCACCAACACCaacacctcctcctcctcttcttggattttgtGGGTTACCTTCATCTTTGCCACCAGCAGTCCAAAGTTGTAAAACCCCACCTCCATCAACTCTCCTTGGAAATTATGAGGAACCTTCATCCTCCTCACCATCCTCCCCTAAAAATTCCACACAACCTCCAATGTCAtttccaccaccaccacctccaCCTCTGCCTGTTTCCCATCAAGGACGTGTAGAACTAGCTGATTCTCTTTTATATGGAGGAAATGATAAAGTTTTATTTTCAAAACAATCAGAAGCATTTGGAAAAGCTTCTAgtccaccacctcctcctccttctacAAATTATGTACAAGTTTCAGCATCATCATCCTCACCACTATTGCCATTACCGTCGGTTACAAGTTGTGTAAAAAGTTCACCATTaactccaccaccaccaccaccaccaccacctcctcctcctcctcctcctcctccaactgCTACTACGATTTGTGTGCAAAATTTGCCACCACAATTGCCTTTACTTCCTCTTATAAGTTGTGTACAAGATTTACAGCTAGTGCCTACACCGCAGCTACTACCATCTCCTTCTACAAATTATGTGCAAGGTCCACCACCACAGCCATCGCCACAGCTTCCTCCAACAAGTAGTGAGCTAGGTCCCCAATCAACATCTGTCCCACCACCTCCCCCTCCAAATTTTGCACAAGATTTGCCGTCACAGACCCCACCATTGCCGCCACCACTACCACCTATAAGTTGTGTGCAAAGTTTACTAGTACCTCCATCGCCACCTCCGCCACCAATGCCGCCGCCACCTCCTACAAATTGTGTGCAATATTCACCACCACCACCATATAATTGTTGTGAGCAAGCTCAACCactatttctattttcaaataCACCTCTagcacctccacctccacctccacctcttaTGTATGGAGGTTGTGCTCAATCTTATCCTCCACCTCCTCTATTAGAAGGTTGTGTTCaacctccccctccccctccacCAAGAAGCTATGAAGGATCTTCTCTACTCATTGATAGTTCTGGGGAAACTCCAGCTCTAGTTTCATCTCTTGGAGGATTAGAGCAAGTCTCACTTCCCCCATCAACCACAAGTGATCTTGGGCATGTTGCACCTCTACTACCACTTCCTAAAAGTTCTCAACAAGCCCCACCATCATCACCTCCTAAAGAATTTGGGTGCCCTCctacaccaccaccaccacctcctcctaAAGAATTTGGGTGCCCTCctacaccaccaccaccacctcctcctaAAGAATTTGGGTGCCCTCCTACACCACCACCACCTCCTCTTAAAGAATTTGGGTGTCCTCCTACACCACCACCTCGTCCTGGATGTTTTGGGCAAGttgcaccaccaccaccaccaccaccaccacctccaCCACACTCAATAGATTTTGAGGGCTCTCGTGCTCCGCCACCACCATTCGGAGGTTCAGAAGCTCCTCCTTTACTGCCGCTGCCGCCCCCTGGAAATTTTGGAGGagctccccctccccctcccccttcACCCATTGGAGATTTTGGAGGagctcctcctccaccaccaccaccaccacctgttGGTTTTGGCGGAGACCCACCTCCTCCTCCACCCATTGGAGGTTTTGGAGGagctcctcctccaccaccaccacccgTTGGTTTTGGAGGAGCCCCACCTCCTCCTCCACCCATTGGATGTTTCGGAGGAGCTCCTacgccaccaccaccacctggaGGTTTTGGAGgagctccacctcctcctccacccATTGGATGTTTCGGAGGAGCTCCTacgccaccaccaccacctggaGGTTTTGGAGGAgctccacctccaccaccacccATTGGATGCTTCGGAGGAGCTCCTacgccaccaccaccacctggaGGTTTTGGAGgagctccacctcctcctccacccATTGGATGTTTCGGAGGAGCTCCTGCTCCACCACCACCACCCGGTGGTTTTGGACGAGCTCCACCTCCCCCACTACCAGGTGGGGCTCCACTTCCACCGCCTATCCCTGGAGGTGGCCCTCCACCTCCACCAGGAGGCCCTGGGGCTCCACCACCTCCTCCAGGTTCACAAGGAATGAGAGGTTCGGCACCAAATCCCTTGGCGGGAGGAAGGGGACGCCCTATGGGACCCGGTGCAGCAGCTCGAAAGTCACCATTTAAGCCATTGCATTGGGTGAAAGTTACTAAAGCAATGCAGGGTAGCTTATGGGCTGAACTACAAAAGCATGCTGACGCTCAAAG CACTTCTGGGTTTGATGTATCAGAACTTGAAACTCTTTTCTCTGCTGTTGCTCCGAAGCCAAATGGAAAATCTGAAGGAAAAAACAAAGCCGCTGCCAAGAGCGACAAAGTTCACTTG GTTGACCTAAGGCGAGCCAATAATACTGAAATCATGCTAACCAAAATCAAGATGCCATTGCCCGAGATGATG AATGCTGTTCTAGAATTGAATGAATCACTTCTTGATGGCGATCAAGTAGAAAACTTAATAAAGTTTTGTCCCACAAAGGAAGAAATGGAGCTTCTTAAG GGTTACACCGGCAATATTGAAAGTCTTGGAAAATGCGAACAG TTCTTTTTAGAGTTGATGACAGTGCCACGAGTTGAATCCAAGTTGAGAGTATTCGCATTCAAGATTCAGTTCAATGCACAG ATGACAGATATAAAGAAGAGTTTGAACACTGTTGATTCTGCTTGTGACGAG GTTCGCAACTCCGATAAGCTCAAGGAAATCATGAAAAAGATTTTATATCTCGGAAACACACTAAACCAGGGAACTGCAAGAG GATCTGCAGTTGGTTTCAAATTGGATAGCCTTCTAAAGCTTACGGATACTCGTGCAACTAATAACAAGATGACCTTGATGCATTACCTATGTAAG GTCCTTGCTGAGAAGTTCCCACAACTTCTGGATTTCCACGAAGCTTTTGTCAGCTTGGAAGCTGCATCAAAG ATACCATTGAAATCGGTGGcagaagaacagcagcagatAGTTAAGGGGTTAGAAAAGGTTGAAGTGGAATTAAAAGCTTCAGAAAACGATGGCCCAGTATCAGAAACTTTTTGCAAG ACTTTGAAGGAGTTCACTTCGGTTGCTGCAGCACAAGTCGCATCCTTGACAGCACTAAATACTGCAGTT GCTAAAAATGCTGATTCACTTGCGCTATATTTCGGTGAAGACCCTACGCGCTGCCCGTTCGAACAAG TCGTCACTACTATTCTGAATTTTGTACGATTGTTTCGGCGGGCACATGAGGAGAACTGCAAGCAGGCTGAGCTCGAGAAGAAAAAAGCTGAGGACAAGTCAAAAGAGGCAAAGTGA